One region of Quercus lobata isolate SW786 chromosome 2, ValleyOak3.0 Primary Assembly, whole genome shotgun sequence genomic DNA includes:
- the LOC115974914 gene encoding cysteine--tRNA ligase, chloroplastic/mitochondrial isoform X2, with product MSLSIFSTGRYLRHFGYQVCYVRNFTDVDDKIIARANELGEDPISLSRRYCEEFQRDMVYLHCLPPSFEPRVSDHMLQIIDMIKQILNNGYAYKIDGDVYFNIDKFPEYGRLSGRKLEDNRAGERVAVDSRKKNPADFALWKSAKEGEPFWESPWGPGRPGWHIECSAMSAAYLGYSFDIHGGGVDLVFPHHENEIAQSCAACNQSNISYWIHNGFVTVDSEKMSKSLGNFFTIRQVIDLYHPLALRLFLMGTHYRSPINYSDVQLESASDRIFYIYQTLHDCENVLSQNDVAIRVDSIPHDIACCVDSFQDIFMSAMSDDLLTPVVLAAMSEPLKTINDLLHTRKGKKQELRIESLTALEKIIRNVLTVLGMMPQNYSEVLQQLREKALKRAKITEDQVLKKIEERTAARRNKEFEKSDAIRKDLAVVGIALMDSADGTTWRPAVPLALQEQQVVAT from the exons ATAATTGCTCGGGCAAATGAATTGGGGGAGGATCCAATTAGTTTGAGCAGACGCTACTGCGAAGAGTTTCAACGTGATATGGTGTATCTTCATTGCCTGCCGCCTTCTTTTGAACCTCGAGTATCAGATCACATGCTCCAAATCATTGACATGATCAAGCAG ATTCTTAATAATGGGTATGCCTATAAAATTGATGGGGATGTGTACTTCAACATTGACAAGTTTCCAGAGTATGGACGATTATCTGGGCGAAAATTAGAAGATAATCGAGCTGGTGAGCGGGTTGCTGTGGACTCTAGAAAGAAAAATCCTGCTGATTTTGCTTTATGGAAG tCTGCAAAGGAGGGGGAGCCATTTTGGGAGAGCCCTTGGGGTCCTGGAAGACCTGGGTGGCATATTGAGTGTAGTGCAATGAGTGCTGCTTATCTGGGTTACTCTTTTGATATACATGGTGGAGGAGTGGACCTTGTGTTTCCCCACCATGAAAATGAGATTGCTCAGAGTTGTGCTGCATGTAATCAGAGTAATATAAGCTACTGGATACACAATGGTTTTGTCACTGTTGACTCAGAGAAAATGTCCAAATCCCTTGGGAACTTCTTTACAATTCGGCAG GTTATAGACCTTTACCATCCACTGGCTTTGAGACTTTTCTTGATGGGGACCCACTACCGATCTCCAATCAATTACTCTGATGTACAGCTTGAAAGTGCTTCAGATCGTATTTTCTACATTTATCAG ACGTTGCATGATTGTGAAAATGTTCTAAGCCAGAATGATGTGGCCATTAGAGTAGATAGTATCCCACATGATATTGCATGCTGCGTTGATAGCTTTCAAGACATTTTTATGTCCGCAATGTCAGATGATCTTCTTACTCCTGTTGTTCTTGCTGCAATGTCTGAGCCattaaagaccattaatgatcTCCTACATACTCGTAAG GGGAAGAAACAAGAATTGCGAATTGAATCCCTCACAGCTTTGGAAAAGATAATTAGGAATGTTCTGACTGTTTTGGGAATGATGCCCCAAAATTACTCAGAG GTTTTGCAGCAGTTGAGGGAAAAGGCTTTGAAGCGCGCTAAGATAACAGAAGACCAAGTcttgaaaaaaatagaagaaagaacTGCTGCAAGAAGGAACAAGGAGTTTGAAAAGTCAGATGCAATTAGGAAAGATTTAGCTGTTGTTGGAATTGCTCTTATGGACAGTGCAGATGGCACTACTTGGAGACCAGCTGTTCCACTTGCACTTCAAGAGCAGCAGGTGGTGGCAACTTAA
- the LOC115974914 gene encoding cysteine--tRNA ligase, chloroplastic/mitochondrial isoform X3, whose amino-acid sequence MVYLHCLPPSFEPRVSDHMLQIIDMIKQILNNGYAYKIDGDVYFNIDKFPEYGRLSGRKLEDNRAGERVAVDSRKKNPADFALWKSAKEGEPFWESPWGPGRPGWHIECSAMSAAYLGYSFDIHGGGVDLVFPHHENEIAQSCAACNQSNISYWIHNGFVTVDSEKMSKSLGNFFTIRQVIDLYHPLALRLFLMGTHYRSPINYSDVQLESASDRIFYIYQTLHDCENVLSQNDVAIRVDSIPHDIACCVDSFQDIFMSAMSDDLLTPVVLAAMSEPLKTINDLLHTRKGKKQELRIESLTALEKIIRNVLTVLGMMPQNYSEVLQQLREKALKRAKITEDQVLKKIEERTAARRNKEFEKSDAIRKDLAVVGIALMDSADGTTWRPAVPLALQEQQVVAT is encoded by the exons ATGGTGTATCTTCATTGCCTGCCGCCTTCTTTTGAACCTCGAGTATCAGATCACATGCTCCAAATCATTGACATGATCAAGCAG ATTCTTAATAATGGGTATGCCTATAAAATTGATGGGGATGTGTACTTCAACATTGACAAGTTTCCAGAGTATGGACGATTATCTGGGCGAAAATTAGAAGATAATCGAGCTGGTGAGCGGGTTGCTGTGGACTCTAGAAAGAAAAATCCTGCTGATTTTGCTTTATGGAAG tCTGCAAAGGAGGGGGAGCCATTTTGGGAGAGCCCTTGGGGTCCTGGAAGACCTGGGTGGCATATTGAGTGTAGTGCAATGAGTGCTGCTTATCTGGGTTACTCTTTTGATATACATGGTGGAGGAGTGGACCTTGTGTTTCCCCACCATGAAAATGAGATTGCTCAGAGTTGTGCTGCATGTAATCAGAGTAATATAAGCTACTGGATACACAATGGTTTTGTCACTGTTGACTCAGAGAAAATGTCCAAATCCCTTGGGAACTTCTTTACAATTCGGCAG GTTATAGACCTTTACCATCCACTGGCTTTGAGACTTTTCTTGATGGGGACCCACTACCGATCTCCAATCAATTACTCTGATGTACAGCTTGAAAGTGCTTCAGATCGTATTTTCTACATTTATCAG ACGTTGCATGATTGTGAAAATGTTCTAAGCCAGAATGATGTGGCCATTAGAGTAGATAGTATCCCACATGATATTGCATGCTGCGTTGATAGCTTTCAAGACATTTTTATGTCCGCAATGTCAGATGATCTTCTTACTCCTGTTGTTCTTGCTGCAATGTCTGAGCCattaaagaccattaatgatcTCCTACATACTCGTAAG GGGAAGAAACAAGAATTGCGAATTGAATCCCTCACAGCTTTGGAAAAGATAATTAGGAATGTTCTGACTGTTTTGGGAATGATGCCCCAAAATTACTCAGAG GTTTTGCAGCAGTTGAGGGAAAAGGCTTTGAAGCGCGCTAAGATAACAGAAGACCAAGTcttgaaaaaaatagaagaaagaacTGCTGCAAGAAGGAACAAGGAGTTTGAAAAGTCAGATGCAATTAGGAAAGATTTAGCTGTTGTTGGAATTGCTCTTATGGACAGTGCAGATGGCACTACTTGGAGACCAGCTGTTCCACTTGCACTTCAAGAGCAGCAGGTGGTGGCAACTTAA
- the LOC115974913 gene encoding heparanase-like protein 3 produces the protein MYLNGTGLALAVKKKMGTESAQKILIYGMATSLFLLFCLFFWLYWVRHGSPVAPRSTSGVGTTIEGKVFINGTTSIGRIDDDFVCATLDWWPPQKCDYGTCSWGRTSLLNLDLNNVILLNAIKAFSPLKIRLGGTLQDRVIYQSNEQQPCSPFVQRSSDLLRFSKGCLPLTRWDELNNFFKKAGAVVVFGLNELRGKTINPQGSAEGAWNSSNAESLMRYTVNQGYTIQGWELGNELSGNGIGATVSADQYASDINTLQDTVQNIYAGIGVKPVVMGPGGFFEEIWFREFIQKTTKSLQVVTHHIYNLGPGSSDRLIKEILDPSFLDSVSQKYSRLQSILKNSGTQAVAWVGEAGGASNSGHNLVTNTFVFSFWYLDQLGMASSFDTKTYCRQTLVGGNYGLLDTNTFVPNPDYYSALLWHRLMGNNVLSTNFSGTNKIRAYAHCSKKTQGITLLLINLDGYTTVQVRVSTENATGLGISPLQDPRTKFARVSRGSKIANLTREEYHLTPKDGDLHSQIMLLNEKMLTVDSSGVIPPLEPINVSQSDPITIAPFSIVFVQIPYINFSVCN, from the exons ATGTATCTTAATGGTACCGGGCTTGCACTTGCGGTTAAGAAGAAGATGGGGACAGAATCAGCACAGAAGATTCTGATATATGGAATGGCCACTTCCCTATTTCTgctgttctgtttgtttttctGGCTGTACTGGGTCAGACATGGCTCCCCTGTGGCACCACGCAGTACATCTGGGGTTGGAACTACCATTGAAGGAAAAGTTTTTATAAATGGAACCACTTCAATTGGAAGAATAGATGATGATTTTGTCTGTGCCACTTTGGATTGGTGGCCTCCTCAGAAATGTGACTATGGAACATGCAGCTGGGGCAGAACTTCTCTGCTTAATCTA GACCTTAACAACGTAATATTATTGAATGCCATCAAAG CATTTTCTCCGCTAAAGATAAGATTAGGTGGAACCTTACAAGACAGAGTAATATACCAGAGCAATGAACAACAACCGTGTAGCCCATTTGTCCAAAGGAGTTCAGATTTGTTAAGATTCTCTAAAGGCTGCCTCCCTTTGACTCGCTGGGATGAACTAAACAATTTCTTCAAGAAAGCTGG GGCTGTTGTTGTTTTTGGTCTAAATGAGCTAAGAGGGAAGACGATAAACCCCCAAGGTTCTGCTGAAGGAGCTTGGAATTCTAGTAATGCCGAATCTCTTATGCGATACACTGTCAACCAGGGCTATACCATTCAAGGTTGGGAGCTTG GAAATGAACTGAGTGGGAATGGAATTGGAGCAACAGTTTCGGCAGATCAATATGCATCTGACATAAACACTCTGCAAGACACCGTGCAAAATATTTATGCTGGTATTGGCGTCAAGCCAGTAGTCATGGGACCAGGAGGTTTCTTTGAAGAAATCTGGTTCAGAGAATTCATACAGAAAACAACTAAATCTCTTCAAGTGGTCACCCACCACATTTATAACCTTGGTCCAG GCAGTAGCGATCGCCTTATCAAAGAGATCCTAGATCCATCTTTTCTTGACAGCGTATCACAAAAGTATAGTAGACTTCAAAGCATTCTGAAGAATTCTGGGACTCAAGCCGTTGCATGGGTTGGCGAAGCAGGAGGTGCTTCTAATAGTGGCCATAATCTTGTCACTAATacatttgtttttagtttctg GTACTTGGACCAGCTCGGAATGGCATCATCTTTTGATACCAAAACATATTGTAGACAAACTTTGGTTGGTGGAAACTATGGCCTTCTCGACACTAACACCTTTGTTCCAAATCCTGATTACTACAG TGCCCTCCTTTGGCACCGCTTGATGGGCAATAACGTTTTGTCGACAAACTTCTCTGGAACAAACAAAATACGTGCTTATGCTCACTGTTCAAAGAAAACG CAAGGAATCACATTGCTCTTGATCAACCTTGATGGTTACACAACAGTTCAAGTGCGAGTTTCTACTGAAAATGCTACTGGCCTTGGTATTTCACCTTTACAAGATCCAAGAACAAAATTTGCTAGAGTGTCTCGAGGATCTAAAATTGCTAACCTTACCAGAGAAGAATATCACTTAACCCCAAAAGATGGGGATTTACACAGCCAAATAATGCTTCTAAATGAGAAAATGCTAACCGTAGATTCATCTGGGGTTATCCCACCCTTGGAACCAATAAATGTAAGCCAATCAGATCCAATAACTATAGCTCCTTTCTCTATTGTATTTGTACAAATACCTTATATTAACTTCTCTGTATGTAATTAG